The Natrinema amylolyticum genome includes the window AGTCCCCCGAGGAGGCCGCCGCGGTCGCGGTCTCGCTCCGAGAGACGACCCGAGAAGTCTACGCGCTGTCGGACGAACACCCGGAGCTGGCGTCGGACGACCGGTTCGCGGAGCTGTCGGACTCGATCCAGCGCCTCGAGCAGCGCCTCGAGGATCGCCGCGAGCAGTACAACGAGGCCGTCGCCGCGTACAACGCGTTGCTGAACACGTTTCCGGAGTCGGTCTTCGCCGGGCGTCAGGGGTTCACCCGCCGGGAACCGTTCGTCGCGTCCCGCAGCGCCCGCGAGGGCGTCGACGTCGGTGACCGCCTCGACGTCGGCGCGACGATGGAGACGTGATCCTCGCGATCGTCATCTACGCGGCGCTGGTCCTCGGCTCGGGCGCGCTCGTCGTCGTCGGAATCGGGACCGTTCGCTCGGGCTTCGAGCGCTACGAGGAACGGGTCGCGATCGTCGATCGACCCCGCTCGTCGCTCGAGTCGGTCGCGTTCGGCGAGACGGCGCTCGTGGGGACGGCCCGACCCGACGGGGGAGCCGAGCGGGTTCCGTTCGGCGGCCGGGAGCGAGCCGTCTGCTACGACGTGACCGTCGAGGACACCAACAAACTCGAGATGGCCCACGTCGACGAGCGGATCGCGCCGCCGTTCGTCCTCGAGGGGGCGGCCGACGACGCGACCGACGTGGCCCGCATCCGCGTCGACGCGTCGGACCTGCGGCTGGATCTCTCCGCGGACCGCCGGTGGTCGAGGGAGGTCGCCAGTCACGAGGTCCTCGAGGAGAACCTCGCGTCGTTCGCCGAGGCGAACGACCTGCCCGATCAGGGGCTCGAGCGCGACCGAACGTACGCCTACGAGTACCTCGCGCCCGGCGACGAGGTGTTCGTCTACGGACGGGCGGTGCCGGACGACGACGCC containing:
- a CDS encoding LemA family protein; amino-acid sequence: MSLFGTVLLGFAVLVVGYSVVRYLGHAQTRAVEAHERCEKTWADIEVLLERRQSELEQLIDLTNEHVAHERDLLAGLVDARERAIEAQSPEEAAAVAVSLRETTREVYALSDEHPELASDDRFAELSDSIQRLEQRLEDRREQYNEAVAAYNALLNTFPESVFAGRQGFTRREPFVASRSAREGVDVGDRLDVGATMET